The proteins below are encoded in one region of Phycicoccus sp. M110.8:
- the secE gene encoding preprotein translocase subunit SecE, producing the protein MTDVSAGTRGSGRTSRKGGKGGGNPVSRFFRAVSLFVSQILDELRKVVRPTRSELVNYTIVVIVFVTVIMALVSSIDFGFTKLVLWVFGG; encoded by the coding sequence GTGACGGATGTGAGCGCGGGCACCCGCGGCTCGGGTCGTACCAGCCGCAAGGGCGGCAAGGGCGGCGGCAACCCCGTCTCGCGGTTCTTCCGGGCGGTGTCGCTGTTCGTCAGCCAGATCCTCGACGAGCTGCGCAAGGTCGTCCGGCCGACGCGCTCCGAGCTCGTCAACTACACGATCGTCGTGATCGTGTTCGTGACGGTGATCATGGCGCTGGTGTCGTCGATCGACTTCGGCTTCACCAAGCTCGTCCTGTGGGTCTTCGGCGGCTAG